A window of Cohnella herbarum contains these coding sequences:
- a CDS encoding heparinase II/III domain-containing protein, with the protein METMLTERFDRLKEEGKQWLLPLDEFHPYPHAEDRDAWTAVTTESRLRWLSLAERYIDYAWPALKASQYLSYRRDGTFVGYNYSYWERRTILGTLVLAECIEYSGRFLDQIVDGVMSICEETTWMPPQMNGAIIRPGSQESLHDSADHQVELFSSETAALLIWTRYLLKCRFDEISPRISLRIEREVNDRLLKPYARRDDYWWMGFAPGHRVNNWNPWCNGNALMGFLLLERDSESRNEAVGKIMRSLDVFLETYPPDGCCDEGPMYWGKSGGSLYDCLDLLHQASGGRIDIFGERIVKDIGAYLYKAHIAGPYYVNFADGDALVRPEGDVVYGFGRDIQDDNLIRLGASLPETEPPLHDWFSIFRHLRNLFQERERKDAEASPPNVPEAWMAHSQVMSARQKGDEGLFIAAKGGHNAESHNHNDVGHFIVYADGLPVLIDLGTEEYRVQTFSPQRYELWYLKSEYHNLPTVRGIGQQDGRQFRGEDAAFTGDAGQAEMKLRIEGAYPDEAGIEKWQRTFRLSREGRGYVEIIDDFRLRDPAADLYYSLMTPLKPIIAADGAIELEYAPNKRVTVTYDAEALVAKSEQIEIVDERLRVNWGDTVYRILMTMKQPVTQGKHAVKIIRGN; encoded by the coding sequence ATGGAAACCATGCTGACTGAACGGTTCGACCGCCTGAAAGAGGAAGGGAAACAATGGCTGCTGCCTCTCGATGAATTCCATCCTTACCCGCATGCGGAAGATCGCGATGCTTGGACGGCCGTAACGACCGAGTCCCGCCTCCGGTGGCTTTCCCTTGCGGAGAGATACATCGATTATGCTTGGCCTGCTTTGAAAGCTTCGCAATATTTGTCCTATCGCCGGGATGGAACATTCGTAGGTTATAACTACTCTTATTGGGAGAGAAGGACGATACTCGGTACTTTGGTGCTCGCGGAATGCATCGAGTACAGTGGACGGTTCTTGGATCAGATCGTAGACGGAGTCATGAGCATTTGCGAAGAAACGACTTGGATGCCGCCCCAGATGAACGGAGCGATTATTCGACCGGGATCGCAAGAGAGCTTGCACGATAGCGCAGATCATCAGGTGGAGTTGTTTAGCAGCGAGACGGCGGCTTTATTGATCTGGACGAGATACTTGCTCAAGTGCAGATTCGACGAGATCAGTCCGCGGATCTCCCTTCGTATAGAACGGGAAGTAAACGATCGCTTGTTGAAGCCCTATGCGCGGCGGGACGATTATTGGTGGATGGGGTTCGCCCCGGGTCACCGCGTAAACAATTGGAATCCTTGGTGCAACGGTAACGCGCTGATGGGTTTTCTTCTTCTGGAACGGGATTCGGAATCTCGGAACGAGGCCGTTGGCAAGATCATGCGAAGCTTGGACGTATTTCTTGAAACCTATCCGCCCGACGGCTGCTGCGATGAAGGACCGATGTATTGGGGGAAATCGGGCGGTTCCCTATACGATTGTTTGGATCTGCTGCATCAAGCTTCCGGCGGCCGGATCGATATTTTCGGGGAACGAATCGTCAAGGATATCGGGGCTTATTTGTACAAGGCACACATTGCCGGACCTTATTACGTCAATTTCGCCGATGGGGATGCGCTCGTCAGACCGGAAGGCGACGTCGTGTACGGTTTCGGTCGGGATATTCAGGATGATAATTTAATCCGGCTAGGAGCGAGTTTGCCGGAAACGGAACCGCCGCTTCATGATTGGTTTTCGATTTTCCGGCATCTGCGGAATTTGTTCCAGGAACGGGAAAGGAAGGACGCCGAAGCATCGCCGCCTAACGTTCCGGAGGCATGGATGGCCCATTCGCAAGTGATGTCCGCTCGGCAGAAGGGGGATGAAGGGTTGTTCATCGCCGCCAAAGGCGGCCATAACGCCGAATCGCATAATCATAACGATGTCGGACATTTTATCGTATACGCGGATGGCTTACCCGTACTCATCGATCTGGGAACCGAAGAATACCGGGTGCAAACGTTCAGTCCGCAGAGGTATGAGTTATGGTATCTGAAGTCGGAATATCACAATTTGCCGACGGTAAGGGGGATCGGTCAGCAAGATGGGCGGCAATTCCGAGGAGAGGATGCCGCATTTACCGGGGATGCCGGTCAGGCGGAGATGAAGTTACGAATCGAGGGAGCTTACCCCGACGAAGCAGGGATCGAAAAATGGCAGCGAACCTTCAGACTTTCGCGAGAAGGACGAGGGTACGTCGAGATTATCGACGATTTCCGGCTTCGCGATCCGGCTGCCGATCTTTATTACAGCCTGATGACGCCGTTAAAGCCGATTATCGCGGCTGATGGCGCAATCGAGCTCGAGTATGCGCCGAACAAACGAGTAACGGTTACGTACGATGCGGAAGCTTTGGTAGCTAAGAGCGAGCAGATCGAAATCGTGGATGAACGGTTGCGCGTAAACTGGGGAGATACGGTCTATCGCATTCTAATGACGATGAAGCAACCGGTAACGCAAGGCAAACACGCCGTCAAAATCATAAGGGGGAACTGA
- a CDS encoding HRDC domain-containing protein: MQVVFLNQFERVTGQAEDRAQVFIGELQGIWSAGWRAIQLGTSEVEDIWYEGMSWEELLAAFRHGVASKMKLGFRPLLDGMLEETPFWERRPAFPQLLQCYADSQDAETVVADLRKWRRAKSVEEKKSAYLIATNRELQTLAVFLPHTLEELQQIPGFGKIKIERYGDEIISLLKGVDRTHTYPLQEWVSLAVSDVQLSEWMFHMKEDKYGKALTVVKEKRSLLNGIREGRNLGQLEEELKCPRRKLLERIERLDEEGYDVLPVVERELLEVTPEENEQYETAIQQLGDRYLKPLLQQIYGEIGSNDEEVERQYEKLRMMRIRHRRVKQSAV; the protein is encoded by the coding sequence ATGCAGGTCGTGTTTTTGAATCAGTTCGAACGGGTAACGGGTCAGGCGGAGGACAGAGCGCAAGTATTCATCGGGGAGTTGCAAGGGATTTGGAGCGCAGGGTGGAGGGCGATCCAGCTTGGAACGTCGGAAGTCGAGGACATTTGGTACGAAGGCATGAGTTGGGAGGAGTTGCTTGCCGCGTTTCGTCATGGGGTAGCGAGCAAGATGAAGTTAGGTTTTAGGCCGCTTTTGGATGGTATGTTGGAGGAAACGCCATTCTGGGAACGCCGACCGGCTTTCCCGCAACTGCTCCAATGTTATGCGGATTCGCAAGACGCGGAGACGGTGGTTGCCGATTTACGTAAGTGGAGGAGAGCCAAATCCGTCGAAGAGAAGAAATCCGCATATCTCATTGCAACGAATCGAGAGCTGCAGACGTTAGCTGTATTCTTGCCTCATACGTTAGAGGAACTTCAACAAATTCCCGGATTCGGGAAGATTAAGATCGAACGCTACGGTGACGAAATCATTTCTTTGCTTAAGGGCGTAGATAGAACCCACACTTATCCGTTGCAAGAATGGGTATCTCTAGCCGTCAGCGATGTGCAACTTTCCGAATGGATGTTCCATATGAAAGAGGATAAATACGGCAAAGCTTTAACCGTTGTAAAGGAGAAACGTTCATTGCTGAACGGCATTCGAGAAGGCCGGAATCTCGGACAACTGGAAGAAGAGCTGAAATGCCCTCGGCGTAAATTGCTGGAAAGGATCGAAAGGTTGGACGAAGAAGGTTACGACGTGCTGCCTGTAGTCGAACGGGAACTGCTTGAAGTCACTCCTGAGGAAAACGAGCAGTACGAGACGGCTATTCAGCAATTGGGAGACCGTTATTTGAAGCCGTTGCTGCAGCAAATCTACGGCGAGATCGGATCGAACGATGAAGAGGTCGAACGGCAGTACGAGAAGCTTCGCATGATGCGGATTCGTCATCGTCGCGTCAAACAATCCGCGGTATAG
- a CDS encoding ParB/RepB/Spo0J family partition protein — MEEAEGIREMLERFGWTQDRVSKEFGKSQNWVNLRLSLLQLDVPIQQKIIERSINSTQAGQIARAPKNLQSAIADKVVRVELSSRDKKLLVKLADRSLSDWLAERCETTERYRG, encoded by the coding sequence ATCGAAGAGGCAGAGGGAATCCGGGAGATGTTGGAACGGTTTGGGTGGACGCAGGACAGGGTTTCAAAGGAATTCGGCAAGTCACAAAATTGGGTTAATTTAAGACTGTCTCTCCTTCAATTGGATGTGCCAATCCAACAAAAAATTATAGAGCGCTCTATAAATTCTACCCAAGCAGGACAAATCGCTAGAGCTCCTAAGAACCTACAGTCTGCAATTGCTGACAAGGTCGTCCGTGTAGAACTTTCATCTCGCGACAAAAAATTACTTGTTAAATTGGCGGATCGATCGTTGTCTGATTGGCTTGCAGAGCGTTGTGAAACTACCGAAAGGTATAGGGGTTAG